In one window of uncultured Desulfovibrio sp. DNA:
- a CDS encoding sigma-54-dependent Fis family transcriptional regulator yields MLSSPPVPPINVEKSYRRLLNHLPGMAYRCRVLNIDAPESDYLQYELEFVSRGSYELLGVPAEDMVLDHHNTIELMTHPDDLGPSRKAIRDSIVAHEPYQVMYRLLLPSGRVKWLWDQGEGVYDDSGVLRYLEGLIMDVSEQKFQEMALREENRELRTSVINLYGLGNIVGKSEPMRRVYSQILKAAETDSNVIIYGETGCGKDLAAKSIHEYSGRKGRYVPVNCGAIPEQLLESEFFGHVKGAFSGAHANKEGYIGAANGGTLFLDEIGELPLHLQVKLLRAIENKMYTPVGGNTPKESSFRLIAATNQDLAKMVREKTMRSDFYYRVNVLSITLPPLRERHGDIALLVEAWLEKRGLNLILPPHVRLAVEQYDWPGNVRELHNFLDRYLAFGDEALLSLGDAGRADLLLNTPQGISLDQAVLQLEERMIRQALEKCRWHRGKAAEELGLNLRTLQRKMRRMTGGSEKLQG; encoded by the coding sequence ATGCTTTCATCGCCCCCAGTTCCCCCCATTAATGTGGAAAAAAGCTATCGCCGCCTGCTCAATCACCTGCCCGGCATGGCCTATCGCTGCCGCGTTCTCAATATCGACGCGCCGGAAAGTGATTATCTCCAGTATGAACTGGAGTTTGTAAGTCGTGGCAGCTACGAGTTGCTGGGGGTGCCAGCCGAAGACATGGTGCTTGACCACCACAACACCATTGAACTGATGACCCACCCCGATGACCTCGGCCCCAGCCGCAAAGCCATCCGCGACAGTATTGTCGCCCATGAGCCATATCAGGTCATGTACCGGCTTTTACTGCCGTCTGGGCGCGTCAAATGGCTGTGGGATCAGGGGGAGGGCGTGTACGATGATTCGGGCGTTCTGCGGTATCTCGAAGGCCTGATCATGGACGTGAGCGAGCAAAAATTTCAGGAAATGGCCCTGCGCGAAGAAAATAGAGAGCTGCGAACCTCTGTTATCAATCTTTACGGCCTTGGCAACATTGTGGGCAAAAGCGAGCCCATGCGCCGAGTATACAGCCAGATTCTCAAGGCGGCAGAAACAGATTCAAACGTCATCATTTACGGTGAAACCGGCTGCGGCAAAGACCTTGCCGCCAAGAGCATTCATGAATACAGCGGGCGCAAGGGCCGTTACGTGCCGGTAAACTGCGGCGCAATCCCCGAGCAACTGCTGGAGAGTGAATTTTTCGGGCACGTGAAGGGGGCTTTTTCCGGCGCGCATGCCAATAAAGAGGGCTACATAGGCGCGGCCAACGGCGGCACGCTGTTTCTGGACGAAATAGGCGAACTGCCCTTGCATCTACAGGTCAAGCTGCTCAGAGCCATTGAAAACAAGATGTACACTCCTGTGGGCGGCAATACGCCCAAGGAATCATCCTTCCGCCTTATTGCGGCAACCAACCAGGATCTTGCAAAAATGGTGCGCGAAAAAACCATGCGCTCCGATTTTTATTACCGCGTCAACGTGCTTTCCATCACCCTGCCGCCCCTGCGCGAACGTCACGGCGACATTGCCCTATTGGTGGAGGCGTGGCTTGAAAAGCGAGGCCTGAACCTTATTCTGCCGCCCCATGTGCGACTGGCCGTGGAGCAGTACGACTGGCCCGGCAACGTGCGTGAACTGCACAACTTTCTTGACCGGTACCTTGCCTTTGGCGACGAGGCGCTTCTCTCGCTGGGGGACGCTGGTCGGGCCGACCTGCTGCTCAACACACCCCAGGGCATCAGCCTTGATCAGGCAGTGCTGCAACTTGAAGAACGTATGATCCGGCAGGCGCTTGAAAAGTGCCGCTGGCACAGGGGCAAAGCTGCAGAAGAGCTGGGGCTGAACCTGCGCACCCTGCAACGCAAAATGCGCAGAATGACCGGGGGGAGTGAAAAGCTGCAAGGTTAG